A stretch of Anoplopoma fimbria isolate UVic2021 breed Golden Eagle Sablefish chromosome 4, Afim_UVic_2022, whole genome shotgun sequence DNA encodes these proteins:
- the LOC129090423 gene encoding C-X-C motif chemokine 10-like gives MSGIMKVFLLLAVMVCISKAQLDGTSGKNCLCRNVRNAVGSRNNIKDIQVYPATIFCDQVEIVVTLNSGLRYCLNPKLKAVQKLMAKIMTSVTSTTARPTELTSTTARI, from the exons ATGTCCGGCATCATGAAAGTGTTTTTGCTCCTGGCTGTCATGGTCTGCATCTCTAAAGCCCAAC tTGATGGTACATCAGGAAAGAACTGTCTGTGTCGAAATGTCAGGAATGCAGTTGGCTCGAGGAATAACATAAAGGACATCCAGGTCTACCCAGCAACCATCTTCTGTGACCAAGTGGAGATTGT TGTCACCTTAAACAGCGGCCTTCGCTATTGCCTGAACCCCAAGTTGAAGGCAGTGCAAAAACTCATGGCTAAGATCAT GACATCGGTAACTTCTACTACAGCCAGACCAACTGAACTCACTTCCACTACAGCTCGCATCTGA
- the LOC129089949 gene encoding LOW QUALITY PROTEIN: interleukin-8-like (The sequence of the model RefSeq protein was modified relative to this genomic sequence to represent the inferred CDS: deleted 1 base in 1 codon), producing the protein MSGIMKVFLLLAVMVCISKAQLDHTSGNDCLCRTVRNGVSSKRDIKDIQINPATVFCDKVQIVVTLNSGLRYCLNPRLEAVQKLMAKIMKPVTSTTARPTELTSTTARV; encoded by the exons ATGTCCGGCATCATGAAAGTGTTTTTGCTCCTGGCTGTCATGGTCTGCATCTCTAAAGCCCAAC tTGATCATACATCAGGAAATGACTGTCTGTGTCGAACG GTCAGGAATGGAGTTAGCTCGAAAAGGGACATAAAGGACATCCAGATCAACCCAGCAACTGTCTTCTGTGACAAAGTGCAGATTGT TGTCACCTTAAACAGCGGCCTTCGCTATTGCCTGAACCCCAGGTTGGAGGCAGTGCAAAAACTCATGGCTAAGATCAT GAAACCGGTAACTTCTACTACAGCCAGACCAACTGAGCTCACTTCCACCACAGCTCGCGTCTGA
- the LOC129090424 gene encoding C-X-C motif chemokine 10-like, translating to MSGIMKVFLLLAVMVCISKAQLDGTSGKNCLCRNVRNAVGSRNNIKDIQVYPATIFCDQVEIVVTLNSGLRYCLNPNLKAVQKLMAKIMTSVTSTTARPTELTSTTARI from the exons ATGTCCGGCATCATGAAAGTGTTTTTGCTCCTGGCTGTCATGGTCTGCATCTCTAAAGCCCAAC tTGATGGTACATCAGGAAAGAACTGTCTGTGTCGAAATGTCAGGAATGCAGTTGGCTCGAGGAATAACATAAAGGACATCCAGGTCTACCCAGCAACCATCTTCTGTGACCAAGTGGAGATTGT TGTCACCTTAAACAGCGGCCTTCGCTATTGCCTGAACCCCAACTTGAAGGCAGTGCAAAAACTCATGGCTAAGATCAT GACATCGGTAACTTCTACTACAGCCAGACCAACTGAACTCACTTCCACTACAGCTCGCATCTGA
- the LOC129089950 gene encoding growth-regulated protein homolog gamma-like: MSGIMKVFLLLAVMVYISKAQLDGDHTSGNECMCRRLRNGISSKRDIKDIQINPATVFCDKVQIVVTLNSGHRYCLNPRLKAVQKLMAKVMKPVTSTTARPTELTATPY; the protein is encoded by the exons ATGTCCGGCATCATGAAAGTGTTTTTGCTCCTGGCTGTCATGGTCTACATCTCTAAAGCCCAAC tCGATGGTGATCATACATCAGGAAATGAATGCATGTGTCGACGTCTCAGGAATGGAATTAGCTCAAAAAGGGACATAAAGGACATCCAGATCAACCCAGCAACTGTCTTCTGTGACAAAGTGCAGATTGT TGTCACCTTAAACAGCGGCCATCGCTATTGCCTGAACCCCAGGTTGAAGGCAGTGCAAAAACTCATGGCTAAGGTCAT GAAACCGGTAACTTCTACTACAGCCAGACCAACTGAGCTCACTGCCACCCCCTACTGA
- the LOC129089951 gene encoding growth-regulated protein homolog gamma-like isoform X2: MSGIMKVFLLLAVMVCISKAQLGHTSGNDCLCRRVRNGVSSKRDIKDIQINPATVFCDKVQIVVTLNSGLRYCLNPRLKAVQKLMAKIMKPVTSTTARPTELTSTTARV, encoded by the exons ATGTCCGGCATCATGAAAGTGTTTTTGCTCCTGGCTGTCATGGTCTGCATCTCTAAAGCCCAAC tTGGTCATACATCAGGAAATGACTGTCTGTGTCGACGTGTCAGGAATGGAGTTAGCTCAAAAAGGGACATAAAGGACATCCAGATCAACCCAGCAACTGTCTTCTGTGACAAAGTGCAGATTGT TGTCACCTTAAACAGCGGCCTTCGCTATTGCCTGAACCCCAGGTTGAAGGCAGTGCAAAAACTCATGGCTAAGATCAT GAAACCGGTAACTTCTACTACAGCCAGACCAACTGAGCTCACTTCCACCACAGCTCGCGTCTGA
- the LOC129089951 gene encoding growth-regulated protein homolog gamma-like isoform X1, with amino-acid sequence MSSTMKVFLLLAVMVYISKAQLDGTSGKDCLCRNVRNAIGSRNNIKDIQIHPVTLYCDQVEIVVTLNSGLRYCLNPRLKAVQKLMAKIMKPVTSTTARPTELTSTTARV; translated from the exons ATGTCCAGCACCATGAAAGTGTTTTTGCTCCTGGCTGTCATGGTCTACATCTCTAAAGCCCAAC TCGATGGTACATCAGGAAAGGACTGTCTGTGTCGAAATGTCAGGAATGCAATTGGCTCAAGGAATAACATAAAGGACATCCAGATCCACCCAGTAACCTTATACTGTGACCAAGTGGAGATTGT TGTCACCTTAAACAGCGGCCTTCGCTATTGCCTGAACCCCAGGTTGAAGGCAGTGCAAAAACTCATGGCTAAGATCAT GAAACCGGTAACTTCTACTACAGCCAGACCAACTGAGCTCACTTCCACCACAGCTCGCGTCTGA